In the genome of Streptomyces violaceoruber, the window GATCTCCAGGTGCCCGTGCCGGCGCAGCTCGGTGACCGGCGCCACCGGCGGCACCACGCTGCTCTCGGTCTCCAGGACCTCCTGGATGCGCTCGGCGCACACCTCCGCGCGCGGCACCATCATGAACATGAAGGTGGCCATCATCACGGACATGACGATCTGCATCAGGTAGGCGAGGAACGCCGTCAGGTCGCCGATCTGCATCCCGCCGCTGTCGATCCGGTGGGCGCCGAACCACACCACCGCGATCGACGACAGGTTCACCACCGTCATGACCACCGGGAACATCAGCGCCAGCAGGTTGCCGGTGCCGAGGGCCACCTCGGTCAGCTCGGTGTTGGCCTTCCGGAAGCGCTGCTGCTCGTACTCGTCGCGCACGAAGGCGCGGATGACGCGGTTGCCGGTGATCTGCTCGCGCAGCACCCGGTTCACCGTGTCCAGGCGCACCTGCATCTTCCGGAACAGCGGGCGCAGCTTGCGCACGATCAGCGTGACGCAGATCGCCAGCACCGGCACGACCCCGAGCAGCACCCCGGACAGCGGCACGTCCAGCCCGAGCGCCATCACGATGCCGCCCACGCACATGATGGGCGCCGACACCATCAGCGTGAACGTCATCAGGGCCAGCATCTGGACCTGCTGCACGTCGTTGGTGGTCCGGGTGATCAGCGAGGGCGCGCCGAAGTGGCCCACCTCGCGCGCCGAGAAGGACTGCACCCGGTCGAAGACGGCACCCCGCACGTCCCGGCCGAGGGCGGCCGCGGTGCGCGCGCCGTAGAAGACGGCACCGATGTTGCAGACCACCTGGGCCAGCGAGATGCCGATCATCAGGGCGCCGTAGCTCAGGATGTAGCCCGAGTCACCCTTCACGACGCCTTCGTCGATGATGTGCGCGTTCAGGGTGGGCAGGTACAGGGAGGCACAGGTCTGCAGGAACTGCAGCGCCACCAGCAGGGCGATGGGTTTCTTGTAGGGCCTGAGATAGGTC includes:
- a CDS encoding ABC transporter ATP-binding protein, with amino-acid sequence MLIRLLRTYLRPYKKPIALLVALQFLQTCASLYLPTLNAHIIDEGVVKGDSGYILSYGALMIGISLAQVVCNIGAVFYGARTAAALGRDVRGAVFDRVQSFSAREVGHFGAPSLITRTTNDVQQVQMLALMTFTLMVSAPIMCVGGIVMALGLDVPLSGVLLGVVPVLAICVTLIVRKLRPLFRKMQVRLDTVNRVLREQITGNRVIRAFVRDEYEQQRFRKANTELTEVALGTGNLLALMFPVVMTVVNLSSIAVVWFGAHRIDSGGMQIGDLTAFLAYLMQIVMSVMMATFMFMMVPRAEVCAERIQEVLETESSVVPPVAPVTELRRHGHLEIREAGFRYPGAEEPVLRHIDLVARPGETTAVIGSTGSGKSTLLGLVPRLFDATDGEVLVNGVDVRTVDPKTLAKVVSLVPQKPYLFAGTVATNLRYGNPDATDEELWHALAVAQAKEFVSELEGGLDAPIAQGGTNVSGGQRQRLAIARTLVQRPEIYLFDDSFSALDYATDAALRAELAQETAEATVVIVAQRVATIRDADRIVVLDEGRVVGVGRHHELMADNETYREIVLSQLTEAEAA